From the Candidatus Dormiibacterota bacterium genome, one window contains:
- the pstS gene encoding phosphate ABC transporter substrate-binding protein PstS, with protein sequence MRKLSITALALGAALLCTPLAQAANARLLETGSSLLYPLMNLWVADYQKGHGVQITTQSTGSGTGISQAISGVAQIGASDAYMSDGQMKGTPMLNIPLAISAQQINYNLPGLNNTHLHLSGPVIAGIYSGQIKFWDDAKIKALNKNFASKLPHHEIVAVHRSDGSGDTFIFSQYLSFSTPSWKNGPGYGTTISWPSVSNAVGANGNPGMVQTCQSTKYCIAYIGVSFLNETNKAGLGYAALLNRSGNFVLPTAATISAAAKALGSKTPRDERISLVFAPGAQSYPIINYEYAIVNPKQADPSTRAALKEFLSWTVDAKGGQQERFLSSVHFLPLPAAIVKLSKAQIDKIE encoded by the coding sequence ATGCGAAAACTTTCCATCACGGCACTGGCTTTAGGGGCGGCCCTTCTGTGCACGCCGCTCGCGCAAGCCGCGAACGCGCGGTTGCTCGAGACCGGCTCCTCGCTGCTCTACCCGCTGATGAATCTGTGGGTTGCCGATTACCAAAAGGGGCATGGCGTCCAGATTACGACCCAGAGCACCGGTAGCGGCACCGGCATCTCGCAGGCGATTTCGGGCGTTGCCCAGATCGGCGCCTCGGATGCCTATATGTCGGACGGCCAGATGAAGGGCACGCCGATGCTCAACATCCCGCTGGCCATCAGCGCCCAGCAGATCAACTACAATCTCCCCGGGCTCAATAACACCCACTTGCACTTATCCGGCCCCGTCATCGCCGGGATCTACAGCGGTCAGATCAAGTTTTGGGATGACGCCAAAATCAAAGCGTTAAACAAGAACTTCGCGTCGAAGCTGCCGCACCACGAGATCGTTGCGGTACACCGTTCGGACGGCTCGGGCGACACGTTCATCTTCTCGCAGTATCTCTCGTTCTCCACACCGTCGTGGAAGAACGGCCCCGGCTACGGCACCACCATCAGCTGGCCGTCGGTTTCGAATGCGGTCGGCGCGAACGGCAACCCGGGCATGGTGCAGACCTGCCAGAGTACCAAGTACTGCATCGCCTACATCGGCGTGAGCTTCCTGAACGAAACCAACAAGGCCGGCCTCGGTTATGCCGCGCTGCTCAACCGCTCGGGGAACTTCGTGCTCCCGACCGCGGCGACGATCTCGGCTGCGGCCAAGGCTCTTGGGAGCAAGACCCCGCGCGACGAACGCATCTCGCTGGTCTTCGCGCCGGGCGCGCAATCGTATCCGATCATCAACTACGAATACGCGATCGTAAATCCGAAGCAGGCCGACCCCTCGACCCGCGCGGCGCTCAAAGAGTTCCTTTCCTGGACGGTCGACGCCAAGGGCGGCCAGCAGGAGCGATTCCTCTCCAGCGTACATTTCCTACCGCTGCCTGCAGCGATCGTGAAACTCAGCAAGGCCCAGATCGACAAGATCGAGTAA